A single window of Synechococcus sp. CBW1004 DNA harbors:
- a CDS encoding glycosyltransferase family 2 protein produces MARDPRLTSVLLLAYRRPNTTARVLEALRVVQPRRLFVACDGPRPDDAAELQACAATRQLIETAIDWPCELTLLLREENRGCRRGVSEAIDWFFAQVEEGIVLEDDIVASPAFFAFCSELLERYRDDRRVGVISGSNFQPQRPRDGASYYFSIYNHCWGWASWRRAWAAYDADLQGWPAFRDQGWLEDLGGRRFARYWTSCLERVHRGDCDTWDYIWPCSCRAGARPPPSAGTPSPPPSCSAASSAGGRRRRPTAPPWRPCPTRPGSRRCYSAMRAWACSAASGWPTASATPPTGCGARA; encoded by the coding sequence ATGGCCCGCGACCCCCGGCTGACTTCGGTGCTGCTGCTGGCGTACCGGCGCCCGAACACCACCGCCCGGGTGCTGGAGGCGCTGCGGGTGGTTCAGCCCCGCAGGCTGTTCGTGGCCTGCGACGGGCCTCGGCCGGACGACGCCGCCGAGCTGCAGGCCTGCGCTGCCACGCGCCAGCTGATCGAGACCGCGATCGACTGGCCCTGTGAGCTGACGCTGCTGCTGCGCGAGGAGAACCGGGGCTGCCGCCGCGGCGTGAGCGAGGCGATCGACTGGTTCTTCGCGCAGGTGGAGGAGGGCATCGTGCTGGAGGACGACATCGTGGCCTCGCCGGCCTTCTTCGCGTTCTGCAGCGAGCTGCTGGAGCGCTACCGCGACGACCGGCGGGTGGGCGTGATCAGCGGCAGCAACTTCCAGCCACAACGACCGCGCGACGGGGCCAGCTACTACTTCTCCATCTACAACCACTGCTGGGGCTGGGCGAGCTGGCGGCGGGCCTGGGCCGCCTATGACGCCGACCTGCAGGGATGGCCCGCCTTCCGGGACCAGGGCTGGCTGGAGGACCTGGGGGGCCGCCGCTTCGCCCGCTACTGGACCTCCTGCCTGGAGCGGGTGCACCGGGGTGACTGCGACACCTGGGACTACATCTGGCCCTGCAGCTGCAGAGCTGGCGCCAGGCCCCCGCCCTCGGCTGGAACGCCTTCGCCGCCGCCGAGCTGCTCAGCCGCGAGCAGCGCTGGGGGGAGGCGGCGGCGGCCTACCGCGCCGCCCTGGAGGCCCTGCCCGACCAGGCCTGGATCGCGCCGCTGCTA